In Myxococcus virescens, the genomic stretch GATTTCGCAGCAGCAGCAGAACCAGGTGAAGGCCGGCTGGGCGGGTTGAGCCCACGCCACCGGACCGAGGCCCCGCATGCGTATCGCCGTCATCTCCGACATCCACTCCAACATCGAGGCGCTCACCGAGGTGCTCCGCGTCGCCGAGCACCAGAAGGTGGACCGGTTCGTCTCGCTGGGGGACATCGTCGGTTACGGGGCGTCGCCCAACCCGTGTTGTGAGCTGGTGCGCTCGGTGGCGGAGGTGACGCTCCTGGGCAACCACGACGCGGCGGTGGCGGGGCGGATGGACTACTCGTACTACTACGACGCCGCCCGGCACGCGCTGGACTGGTCCGCCAACGTCCTCACGGACGAGAACATGGCCTGGCTGCGCAGCCTCCCGTACACGTACCGGATTGGCGACGTGGGCTTCTGCCATGGTTCGCCCATCGACCCGAAGGCATACGAGTACATCTTCGCGCTGGAGCAGGCCCGGGAGCTGACGCCCTATGTGGCGGAGCTGCCGGAGGTGACGTTCATCGGCCACAGCCACCTGTGCCGCGCCTTCGCCATTGGCAATGGCGAGGTGAACGACGTGGTGGCCCAGAAGTTCGGCATCCGCCGGGGCTACAAGTACATCATCTCCGTGGGCAGCGTGGGCCAGCCGCGCGACTATGACAACCGGGCGTGCTTCGTCATCTGCGACACGGACGCGCGCACGGTGGAATACGTCCGCGTCGAGTACGACATCGAGACGTCGGCGCAGAAGATCTTCGATGCGGACCTGGCGCTGAACTTCGGCAAGCGCCTGTTCCTGGGCGTCTGAGGCGCGCTTCCGGGGCACAAAAGGGGGACAGGCGCGGGGAAATGACATAAACCCGTGTCCGTGCGCACCCTGGTCCTCCGAGCGTCCCTCAGGCCCCTCGTGGGCGTCGTCTCCGCAGTGCTGCTCACGCTGGCGCCCACCGCCTGCCGCCGCGAGCCTCCCGCCCCTTCCGCTGAGTACGAAGAGGCCGCCCGCCGCTTCCGCGAGCTGTATGCGCAGAAGCTGGATGAGGCCTTCCTGGATCCACAGGTGGGAGAAATCGAGGCGCAGCTCCAGCGCGTCCCCGCGGACAGCCTGGACGCCGAGGGCGCGCGCGAGTTGCTCCAGCGCATCAAGGACGGACGGCAGCGGATGGCGGC encodes the following:
- a CDS encoding metallophosphoesterase family protein encodes the protein MRIAVISDIHSNIEALTEVLRVAEHQKVDRFVSLGDIVGYGASPNPCCELVRSVAEVTLLGNHDAAVAGRMDYSYYYDAARHALDWSANVLTDENMAWLRSLPYTYRIGDVGFCHGSPIDPKAYEYIFALEQARELTPYVAELPEVTFIGHSHLCRAFAIGNGEVNDVVAQKFGIRRGYKYIISVGSVGQPRDYDNRACFVICDTDARTVEYVRVEYDIETSAQKIFDADLALNFGKRLFLGV